GTCTATAAATGGTTCCATGACTAATGTTCAATTCTTTCGCGATATCAGTCACTGACGTTTTATTTGGACCGAACCTTCTAAACACTGTCTCTGCACACTGGAGAATCTCTTCTTTACTTAAAACACTTCTTTTTTTCATCTTGTCGACTTGAAGTCCTTCACCTCCTGCAAAACTACCATAACAAACAAAATAACAAATGACAAATATATTTTTTTGTTATTTGTTATTAAAAATTACTTTGACAGATAGAGTAATATCAATTATGATTACTCTATCAGATAGAATAGTCAAACAAGGAAGTGAACCTATGATCAGAAGCGATACCATTCGCGGTCATTTGGACTCGATCATCTTACGGCTGATCTTCGAAGAGGATCGTTATGGCTATGAAATTTCCAAGGAAATAAGCAGCCGCACGAATGATCGTTTTCAAATAAAAGAAGCCACTTTGTATGCAGTTTTTCAGCGACTCGTAAAAAAAGAACTGATTGAATCGTATTATGGGAATTTTTCTCAAGGAGGAAAACGCAAGTATTACAGAATCACTACGCTTGGCAAAGCGTACTTAAAAGAAATGATAGCAGAATGGAAAGAAACAAAAGAAATCATGGACTTATTTATGGAGGGATTGGAATGAAAAAGTTAAACAGCCACGTTGAGCATCTTTTTAAAGATGTGCCTGAAAGTGAGCAGAAAGAAGCGGTAAAATATGAAGTTCTTGAAAATCTCGAGGAAAAAGTTCTGGATTTAATGAAGCAAGGCAAAGATGAAGAAGATGCCATCAACAAAGCCATCGTCGACTTTGGAGATATCGAGGAGCTTCGCCAGGAATTGGGCATCAAACAGCCGGTCAAGAGAAGCATGAAAAAAGAAAATCTTTGGTATTCCATTTGGGGCAGCGGACTGATTATTGCACTCTTTCTGTTTATCAATTTTTATTATACTCCTGATAAAATCTGGTTTGTTTATCCAACGTTTGCCGTTTTATGGTGGCCGCTGACAATGTACTTCAGCTGGGTTCGATCTAAATAAAGGAGGAATCTTGGTGAGTAAATTAGATACAGGCTTTGCCGTTGCAGGAAGCATCCTTTGTATAGTGTTTTTTATGATGACGAACCTTATAACAAGCCCGGATTACATTTGGTTTCTTTATCCCTCGTTTGCCGTGTTATGCTGGCCGATCACGGTCATCGGCATTAAAAAAGGCGGGCAGAAGCAGCTCGCTTACTTTTATAGTGCAGCTATCATCGTATTTCTAATCGTTGAA
This Halobacillus salinarum DNA region includes the following protein-coding sequences:
- a CDS encoding permease prefix domain 1-containing protein, which translates into the protein MKKLNSHVEHLFKDVPESEQKEAVKYEVLENLEEKVLDLMKQGKDEEDAINKAIVDFGDIEELRQELGIKQPVKRSMKKENLWYSIWGSGLIIALFLFINFYYTPDKIWFVYPTFAVLWWPLTMYFSWVRSK
- a CDS encoding PadR family transcriptional regulator, which gives rise to MIRSDTIRGHLDSIILRLIFEEDRYGYEISKEISSRTNDRFQIKEATLYAVFQRLVKKELIESYYGNFSQGGKRKYYRITTLGKAYLKEMIAEWKETKEIMDLFMEGLE